CCGCCGGACTGCGCCGCGCGGCCGAGCTCGACGGCCGCGCGAGCGCGCTCGACCGCCGTGTCGACGGCGGCGTCCTGCGGTGCCAGCCGCGCGGCGTCGTCGAGGTCGGAGCTGATCGAGGCCAGGGCTGCCTGCAGGCGCGGGCCCGCGCTGGCGAGGTCCTCGCCGGCCTGGTCGACGGCGTCGAGCAGCGCCGCGGCCTGGGCGATCGCCTGCTGCGCGCCGCGGGCGCGCACGACCGCCGTCGGACGGTCGTCGCGCTCGAGGTCACCCCGCGCGGCGCGGGTCGAGTCGGCCGCGCCAGCGAGGAGCGCCTCGACCTGGGGCGGGTTCGTGCTGATCGACGCGAGCGCCGACGCGGGGTAGCGGCGGCCGAGCTCCTCGAGAGCGGCGTGTGCGGTCGTCAGGCGTGCGCGGACCTCGTCGGCGCGCTGGTCGAGCTCGTCGAGGAGCTGGGGTGCGCGCGCCTGCATGTCGCGCAGCTCCTCGAACTCCGCCGTCTGGGCGTCGAGCGTCGCGGCGACCGAGCCGCACAGGTTGATGATGTCGACGAGCATCGAACGCTTGACGTGCTCCGGCTCCGGGACGTCGTCGTCGAGCTGCTGCTGGATCGCGAACGCGCGCTGCGCCGTCGCACGAGCCTCGGCGAGCGCGGCGGAGAACTTGTCGGTCGCCTGCAGCCCGAACTGTGCCTGCGCGAACGCGAGCTCCTCCTCCGACGTCTTCACGGCGTCGTCCACCTGGACCAGGGCGGTGCCCGCGCGGCGGGCAAGCTCTTGCGTCGGCAGCGCCTCGAGACCCTCGACGGCCTTGGCCGGGGCCTTCTTGCGGCCGAAGAGCCAGATCCCCAGACCGACGATCCCGATGATGACGAGGACCCCCAGCAGGACGGGGAGGAAGCCCGAGCCGCCGCCCGAGCCTGCGCCGGTGCCCGTCCCCGCATAGGCGTCCTGCACGGCCGCGACGAACGCGAGCGACGCCGCCGCCCAGTCGCGGTCGCCGAGGTCGTCGATCACGGCGCGCTCGATGTCTCGCACGTCCGAGTCGTCGAGCGGCCCGTCGTTGCTCGTCGCGATGCCGAAGCTGCGCTCCTCGGTCGCGACCGCGAAGAGCACGTTCTGAGCGCCGAACGACGACTTCTCCGCCGTCGCGACGGCCCAGTCCTCGCCGCTGCGACCGTCGAACTCGTCCGTGAAGACGACGTAGGCCGCGAGGCCCGTCTCGTCCGCCAGGGAGTCGAGCGCCTCCTCGATCTGCGATACGTCGGCGTCTGACAGCAACGACGGGTCTGCAGTGACACGGTCACGGAGGTTCGCGGGCGGCTCGGCCGGGAGAGCGGCTGCGGAGGCTGCGGGAGCGCCGACGACCACGGTGAGGAGCGCGAGCAGCGCGGCGGCCGACGCCGCGGCAAGCTGGCGCGGACGCGTGCGCCACGCTGCGCGGGTTCTGACCGTGCCCGTCGGAGCGGTGCGGGACTCGGGAGCAAAGCTCGTGATCGTCACCCCTCGATCATCGTGGGCGAACCGCCCGTGCGCAAAGAAAAAGCAAAGAACCGCCGCACGCTCAGAGCGAAAGGGTGCGCCGGAGGGGAGCCGCGGTGGGCCGCAGGACACTCACAAGAACCACCAGGGTCCGCCGGAGGTGCCCCTTCGCTGGTGGACAGAGGCTTCTGACGGAGTCCGCCTGGTGGTCACCTCGGCGGAAAGTGGCGCACGTCACAAATGACGGGCTTCCGCGCGAGGAATGGCGCTATATCCGCAGGTCACGTCGTTCGCGGGGTGCCTACGGGAGGCGCACTCGGGCGGAGGGCGTGTGTGCAAGCACATCCACGGAGTGGCTGGGCGGCCAAGGGGCCTAAGAGAGCGGTCGTGACCGGCCGACATACTCTGTGAGGCCTTTGGTTCGGACCGCGTCCGGGAGGAGAGTTCCCCACCGCGCACAACCCCAGGGCCCGCTGACAGGGGACCCAGGGGAGAGCAGCATGAGCGTTCAGGAAGACATGACCGCGTCCGCGACGACGCGTGCCCCGCACGACAACGGTGTCGTGCTACCGGAGCAGGCGGCCGCTCCTGACTCATGGTTGCGCTCGTACGTGAACGGCTTGCGCTGGAGCGACTCCTTCGTGCTCGGTGCCGCACTCCTCATCGCTTATGTCACGAGATTCCCGCGTGGCCACGACGGCGTACGGGTCTCGAACGGCGTGCACGCGAGCTACCTCATCCTGTCGCTGGGGCTGCTGACGGTCTGGTGCGTGGCGATGGCCGCCAAGAGGACGCGACACCGCAGGGTCGTCGGCACGGGCGCACCGGAGTACACGGCGGTCTTCCAGGCGTCGTGGTTGGCGTTCTCGATGGTCGCGATCGTCTGCCTTGCGCTCAAGATCGACATCGCGCGCGGGTTCCTCCTCATCGCCTTCCCGCTCGGGACGCTGGCGCTGCTGCTCAACCGGTGGCTAGCGCGGCAGCGTCTGGTCAAGCGGCGCCGCTCGGGCAGGCACTGCGACCGAGTCCTCGTGGTTGGCGCCCGCGAGCAGGTGGCGGAGATGGTCGCTGAGCTCGAGTTCGCCACCGATGCGGGCCTCCGCGTAGTTGGCGTGTGCCTGGCGCCGGGTGAGGAGCCGCTCGAGGGTGTCGAGACGGTCGGCGACTTCGTCGACATCGCTGACACCGCGCAGCGGTACGGGGCAAGCCTGGTCGTGCTCACGAGCTCGCCGCAGCTGACGACGGACCTCGTGCGGCACATCGGCTGGGACCTGGAGGGCACAGGGATCGACCTTGCGCTGGCGCCGGCGCTCACCGACGTCGCCGGGCAGCGCCTCGTGTCGACGCCCGTGAGCGGCACCAACCTGCTTCACGTGGACGAGCCCCGCTTCGACGGCCCTCGTTACGTGTTCAAGTCCGTGTTCGACTGGGTTCTTGCACTGCTCATCACGATCGCGATCTCGCCTGTTCTGCTGGTGATCGCAGTCCTGGTCAAGGTCACGAGCCGAGGGCCGCTCTTCTACACGCAGCAGCGCGTGGGGCGGAACGGGGAGCACTTCGGGATGCTGAAGTTCCGGTCGATGGTGCCCGACGCTCACGAGCGGCTCGCGGAAGTCCTGGCGGCCGAGGGGGTCGAGGAGATCGGCATGTTCTACAAGCCGAAGAACGACCCGCGCGTGACGCCGGTCGGACGGGTCCTGCGCCGATACTCGCTCGACGAGCTGCCGCAGCTGTTCAACGTGCTCCGTGGTGAGATGAGCCTCGTGGGACCGCGGCCGCAGATCGACGCCGAGGTGGCGCTGTATGACCGCAAGGCGAGCCGTCGCCTTCTCGTGAGACCCGGGCTCACTGGGCTTTGGCAGGTGAGCGGGCGGTCAAACCTGGAGGCCGACGAGAGCATCCGCCTAGATGTCTACTACGCGGAGAATTGGACAGTATTCGGCGACGCACTCCTGCTTGCGCGAACAGCGAAAGCCATGATCGCGGGGGAAGGCGCTCGCTGACAAGTTTGCTCCTCTCGAGACGTGACAAATGCCGGTCGGAGCCTCTCGGAGTACCGGCATCGTGCAAGAATCTCGAGTAAAAGCTAGCCTCATGAGGCGCTATTTCTGCGCGAATAGCAATAAACTATCCGGGGTCTTTAGAAGGGAGCGCCGTGTGAAGATCATGCATGTCACGCAACCAGGATCAGCGGGCGTTGCTCGGGTCGTCTTAGAATTGGCGACATGGCAGGCAGCCCAAGGGCATGAGGTCACCGTTGCCGGTCCGAGCGATAGCTGGTTGGCTGCCGAACTAAAGGCTCGGGAAATAGTCCTTCATCACTGGAATGCGCGGCGTGGACCGGGACTGTCGACGTGGAGGGAAGTGCGAGAACTCCAGCGAATAATCCAGACCGAGACGCCGTCGATCCTGCACCTACACAGCACAAAAGCCGGGCTCGCTGGCCGACTTGCTGTTAAGGGGCGGACTCCGACAATATACCAGCCCCACGCCTGGGGCGATTGGGCAGCGCCCGCCAGTTGGCGCTTTCTAGTTCGCCGGTGGGAACGGACCGCATCTCGATGGACTTGCCTAACACTTTGCTTAAGTCGCGATGAGCTAGCACACTCTGATTCTCTCTCTATATCTTCGTCGAGACTCGTGCGCAACGGCGTCGATGCCACCAAGTTCCAGCCAAGAGATCGCCGGGACGCGAGGGAGCGACTTGGAATCAAGAGTGACGCACGAATGGTTCTCTGTGTAGGTCGACTCACGAAGCAGAAGGGCCAGATTGACTTTCTGGAAATCTGGAAGCAGATTGAAGAGGAAACGCCAAACGTGCTCCTCGTCTTGCTGGGGCAGGGGCCTGACAAGCGAGTACTTGAGGCAAGTTCCGACGGATACACAGTAAGATTCGTGACAGATTGCGAGGATCCGCGGGATTGGTACGCGGCGTGCGACATAGTTGTCGCCCCATCGCATTGGGAGGGAGCTGCACTCGTGCCGCTCGAAGCCCTCGCCATGGGACGCACCATTGTGGGCTACGATGTGGGTGACTTGGGACACATTATCAGCATTCACGGAGTCGCCGTCCCCGCCGGGATGAAGGAGCTTTTGCACCATGAACTTCGGCGTGTGGTCACTGATCCAGCACTGCAAGCTCAACGCGAGATTGGTGCGACCGATCACGTTCGCAGAACTCATCAATCAACGGATCGCTTCGATGAGATCACCAACCTCTACACGAACTTTGCCGGGAAGTAGCACACATGGAGCATAGCGATAACCCAGAATCCCTGATTCTACACTGGGGTCAGACAGGGGCAGGCCCACGCTTTCTTGCGGACATAGCTCGGGAGTACGCCCGCAGTGGCAACGTTTTCACGTTGTCCTATAACGCGCGAGCTGATATTGGCGACGAGCTCTCAAAAATCTCGACTGATCGAGTCACCGTAAGGACCTATCGAAGCAAGGCCGGTGTACTTCTAAATTACCCGAGGTCGCTCTGCCAGGCTGTCCGAATCCGTCGTATGTTGACGCGCCGCAATACGCGAGTTGTGATTTCCACGATGGAGTCGATACACCAATCGCTCACGGTGCCACTCGTGCTCCCGAAGAATGTGGTCTATGTAACCATAGTGCACGACGGAACACATCACGCAGGGGAGAATGGGGCAATATATCGAATGATGAGGAGGGCGGAACTGCGCCGCGCCGATGTGGTGGTGGCGCTTTCTTCTCCGAGCGCTGAGGCGCTCAGCGCAAATGGAGCAAATGTTGTCGAGAGCAGGCATCCGGCTTTCGAACACCGTACGGAAACGGCGCCACGGAAGAGCCCTCCACCGCCTGCAACCTGTCGTATCGGTTTCGTCGGTAGACTAACGGAGTATAAGGGAATTGACCTGCTTCCCGAAATTGCGAGGATTCTGATTTCGCAAGGCTTTACGCGCGGCATCGAAGTGTATGGCGACGGCCCGCTCAAGCCGGACGTTGATCGTATGGGCCAGGAAATACTAGCTGACACGCGGTGGATACCCGACGACGAACTTAACACCATCATGTCTGAACTGGACCTCATAATCCTGCCCTATACGGAAGCCAGCCAGTCAGGTGTCGTTGCGCTGGCAATGGCTCTCGGCGTCCCGTGCATTGTGGCACCCGTCGGGGGACTAGTCGAGCAGGTTAATGAGAGCGGCTGTGGCCTCGTAGCCGAGGCGGCGACTTCGCTGGCCATCGCGGATGCGGCTCAGCGCCTATTAAGTGATCCCGCGCGCTATGCTGACTGTTCGACCGCCGGAATAGTAGCAGCGTCGGGTGCTTTCAGTTGGTCACGCCTTCGCACTGATATCGATAATGCTGTCTCGCGGATATGCCGAACGGGCGTGGCTGAGTGACCGCAAGAGCCGATGATGAAGGAAAACTCTCGACTCTGAGGCGTGCAATAGGTGCGCGACTTCCAGTACGCTGGCAGACGCTGCGGTCGGGTTCCAGCGGTCTCCTTGCGCAATGCCTGGCATTTTGCGCATCCATACTACCCGTTTTGTTGCATCGAACCGACGCATTGATATTTGTCGTAGCTGCGACGGCGGTAATCGCTACATGCATACCGTTGATAACCGGTGCAATGTCCTACCAGTTGCCGACCGAGCCTGACGACTCGATCGCGAGCAGGAGGCTATTAGGCGCTCTGATCTCAGGAGTTCCCTTGAGCGGCCTCGTCGCGATCGTCTACGGCGCAGTCTATGGCACTAGCCATGCAGACTCCGCGTTACTCGTAATTGCTAGCGTATGGTGCGCAGCGTATGGGCAGGCAGCGTTTGTCATCTCGCTCGCTTGGTATACTCGAAAGGGCGCCTACGGGGAAGCCATGAATGCCCGTCTGCTGTATGGGTGTAGCGCATTCCTGTTCACGTTATTCGTTACAGTGCTGGACGCGCCTCCGTCCATGTACTTGGTCGCAAACGGCGCGGCGTACTTAGCCGCTCTACTGTTCATCGGGCGTAGACACGGGCGGATGGTCGTGACGCTAGTCCTGGACGCTTGGCCTCTACTTGCTATCGGACTATCGGGGCTGTGGAATGCCAGGAGACTTGTAGTGGGCTTGACCTTTGGTACTCTAGCTTCCCAGGCTGGCGGCATGATTGCGCCGGCGCTCGGGTGGATGGCTGGACCTTGGTCGGCCGCGATGCGAATAGTCTCTGGCTTTCAGACGCTTGGTTGGCAGACTATAGGCACAAAGCTCGATATATGGGTAGCCCGGGCGGTCCGAGACAAAGACGCCATCAGGGTTGGCAGATCCATTCGGAATAGTACGGTAGTTGGCCTAGCGATATCGGTGGTCGGCGCCCTTGTCGCTCTGGCCTTTGCCTTCTTCGCGCTCGAAACGGACCGCTCAATACGCGAACTGACAATTCTTGCAACTGCGGTGGCGCTGTTTGCTCTCGGCAACATTGCACTGGCGACCGTCGGACGTGTGCTCGCCTTTCTTGGACGCGACAGGGCGCGGTTTGTGTGGGAGGCCGCTAGGCTTCTTGCTACTTTGGCCGTTGTGTTACTCGGCGGGCCGTCATTTACTTTGCTCGGTCTCGCGATTGTCGTGATGCTGTCGTACCTGGTGCATGCTGCACTCGTGCGCCAGGCTATTAGGGAGATGATCTCGTGAAATATCGAGTTAAGCAGTTGCTAGAAATGCGGTCACCGCGGGCTCAGCAAGTTTACGCGCTAGTTCGGCGGGCAAAGCGGCTCGTGCGTGACGCTACACCGATGCTGTTCATTACTCAGATGGCGGTTCGGCTTTCTGTTGGATGCGTCCTCCGCGGTGACGTAACTGGCGATGCGACAGGGGTTGTCTTTGTCGCGCCTCCATCGGCTGGCAACCTGGGAGATCAAGCAATGCTCGACTCCTTCTGCCAGAACTCGTCAGTGCGTCCGACTGTTGTCTACGACTCTCGTTCTGGTTTCTCCAAAACGAGATCGGATGTCGCCGGCGAGGTTATGCTCCGCGGGGTGCACTCGGGATCGATCCGGCGCCAGGTCGCGGCCATGCGCGCGATCGCCAAGTTGGCTGGCAAGGGTGGAGCTCTTGCCGTCGCCGGAGCCGACATTATTGATGGCGTTTACCATGCGCGAAGTGTTGTCGCGCTCTGGACGCTCCTCGAAACTGCGCAGCGACGCGGAGTCGAATGTCGTGTAGTGGGCTTTTCTTGGAGCCCAAGGGTTCTGCCCGCGGTCCAGAGAGCCGCAGTGCGCGCCGCGGATGCCGGTGTCTCTCTGATAGCACGAGACGCGATCTCGCGTGATCGGATGCTGGAGCTCGGGGTGGCCCCAGTGACGAGCGCCGCAGATATGGTCTTCATGCGTCGGCCGCAGGTAGACGAAGTTCCTCCACTATTCGTCAGCGAGGCGCCGTTCGCTATCGTCAACATGAATCCCGTGGTGAGTGCCTCCGACGTGCAGATGGACCGCTATATCTCGGTTCTTTCACTCCTTCGATCACGCGGTCTGGAAGTGATTTTGCTCCCTAACGCCGCGGCTGACATAGTCGGACATGAGCGATTGCGCCAACGGGCCGAGGCTACTGGTGTTGATCAGATATGGAGTGTATCCAAGCTCCCTACTGTCGATGAGGTACTCAATTTGTGTGCGCGCGCCACCATTACTGTGACCGGAAGGATGCATCTCGCCATACTGTCTCTGACCTCCGGGACGCCCGCCGTAGCTGTCTCCTATCAGGGTAAAGTCGCGGGAATGATGGCGATGATGGGCACACCCGAACGGTGCGTTGAGCCCTCAGACCTCTCTTCTGTGGTGACCCTAGAGCTCGTGAGCCGCATTTTGGAATTGTCTCTGGCGGGTGACCGCGTGGACGTGAGCCGTGCCAGGGCTCTGGCCATGCTCAATTTCTCCGGGTTTCCGAGAGGAGCCAACAGATGAAGATTGGCTTACGCGTTGCCAGGATCAGCCCGAGAGACCTTATCCAATGGTTCTGCATCACCGAGACAGTTCTTCTTGGCTTCGTTCTTGTTCTGCTTCGCGACGATGTCCTGCCTCCGCGCTTTTTGGCCGACGGACTTTTGATAGGGGAGATCGCCCGAGGGCGAGCGCAAGCGGACGATAGTTACGTCAACGTTGCGATGGTGTACCGGTTCTTGGGCCTCGGTACGCGACCTTTGCTGGCCTATACGGTTGGCTATTCGTTGGCCGTCTTTGCAATCTTCCTTGCTTGGCGCCGTTCGAAAGTCGACGCTCGCACATGGCAGGGCGTAGCAATTATTTGTTCCGCGGTGCTTCTTGCGGCGGTCTATTTAGGCTACTACTCGAAAGACGTATTCGTGACGCCAATTGCCATCGCGGCACTTGTGCTCCCGATCGGACGTTGGTCGAATGCAGCATTGCTGGCTCTAATGGTCGCGTATGGTTACTGGTTTCGCCAGTATTGGCTCGTAGTTGCAGCTGTCTTTCTTGTGTTGATCTTTGTCTTGCGCCGCTTTCGGCCCCGCTCGCTCCCGGCATGGGGGATGGCTGGCTCAGCGGGGCTCAGTCTTGCTGTGTTCGTTGTGCTCGACGCGTCGGCGAACTCGTTTAGGAGCTCGGTCAACGCGGGGAGGGTCGCCGAAGATGTGGGTACTAGAATTGATCCTTTTGTGAACCTGGTTGAGCCGCTTGGGGGAGTGGTGAACAACGTCTTGACTTACTGGGCCTTGATCCTCCCGGTTCCAGTCCTGTTTAGGGGCGGCATTTACTACTTCGCCATTGCGCTCTTCATCGCGTTCATCTGGATTGTGCTATATCGTGCGGTTCGGCATTTGGAGGTCGGCGAAGACCCGCTTGTTGTGCGCTGCGTCGGGCTTTCGGTCGCGCTTCTTGTGACGCAGTCCCTGTTTGAGCCAGACTATGGTTCCGCTCTACGCCACTTAACCCCGATGCTTCCTCTTGTTGCGTGCGCGGTCTGGCGAGGTCAAGGAGCTCGTGTGTCGATCTCTGGCGACTTCGGTATCGATCGTCGGGTAGTGGCAGAGCAGGAGCAGGGGCAGAAAGAGTTCGGCCTGTCGACAGCGTGAAGGATCGCTGAGTATCACTGAAACGCTATGTCTTCTTCTTTGCAATCTGGGTGTCCCGTCTATGAACCCACCGTGGATGGCGCAGGGTTCTACGGCGCCATGGTCATCGCCGACCTCGACGAGTTCAAGGCCCGCGCGGACGTCATCGTCGCCAACCTCCGCGCCCCCGAGCTCGACGACGTCGCCACCAAGATCTACACCCGCGACATCTACGGAACCGACTGATGTCGGAGCCAATGTCCTGCACTGCTGCCTGGTTCCTTCACGAAGCGCCCAACACCGCCGGCTACGGCGTGTGGGCGTGAGGAACGAACTGGTGACAGGTGTGGTTTAGGCCGCGAGGGTGAGCGGCTCGGCCAGCTTGGACTCGAACTCGACGGGGGTCAAGCCGCCGAGGGAGTCCTGGGCTCGTTGCCGGTGATACTTCCGCTCGATCCAGACGACGATGGCGAGCCGCAGATCCTGCCGGGTGGTTCACCGCTGCTGGTTGAGTACGTTGGTCTGCAGGAGCGACCAGAAGCTCTCCATAGCTGCGTTGTCGCCCGCGGCGCCGACTCGGCCCATCGAACCGACCATGTCGTGCCGGCGCAGTTCCCGGGCCATGGCGCGGCTTCGAAACTGGCTGCCCCTGTCGGCGTGCAAGATGCATCCGGCGACATCGCCGCGGCGGGCGACGGCGTTGCGGAGTGCGTCGACCGCGAGCTTCGAGGTCATCCGGTCGCTGATCGAGTACCCCACGATCCGGTTTGAGAAGACGTCTTTGATCGCGCAGCAGTAAAGCTTGCCTTCGGTCGTCGTGCGGTGCTCGGTGATGTCGGTGAGCCAGACCCGGTTCGGGGGCATCGGCCCGGAAGACGCGTTGCACGTGGTCGTCGAACACGGGTGGGCCGGCCTTCTTGCCCTTCCCGCGCCGGCGGCGTTGCGCGCAGGAGAGGATCCCAGCCTGCGAGCACAGCTTCCACGCCGTCCGGCGACTCATCCGCCACCCTGCGCGGCGTGCTTCGTCAGCGAGGTATCGGTAACCGAACGTCGGGTCGTCCTCATGCGCGTCGTGGAGGGCGTTGATCCGATATGCGCGGAGGACGTCCGCGTCGCGGATCGGGTCATTGCGCCACCGGTAGTAGGGCTGTCTTGCGAGCGTCAGGACCCGGCACGACACCGGGACGGCGATCCCCGCCTCGGCGAGCTCGGCAACGAGCGGGTACGTCATTTTGGGGAGCCACCCAGTTTCAGGTTCGCCTGCGACAGATATGCCGCTGCCTTCCTGAGGACTTCGTTCTCCTGCTCGAGGAGACGGTTACGGCGGCGCAGCTCTCGCATCTCGGCGGCCTCGTCTGCCGTCTGACCGGGACGCTTGCCTTCCTCGACATCTGCTTGGCGGAGCCAGTTCTGAAGCGCCCTGAGTTTGTTGGAGACTCCTGACCTTGGAAACGAGGATGGAGTCATGCCGAAGGAACTGGCGAATGGGAAGCCGACGACGCGTCGCTACTCGAGCGAGGAGAAGGCCGCCGCAGTGCGGATGGTGAGGACGCTGCGCGCTGAGCTCGGCGTCACGCAGGGGACGGTGCAGCGGGTCGCGACGCAGCTGGGTTACGGGGTCGAGTCCGTGCGGATGTGGGTCAAGCAGGCCGACATCGACGACGGCGTCACCCCGGGCGTGAGCAGCGCCGAAGCGCAGCGGGTGCGGGAGCTTGAGCAGGAGAACCGGGAGCTTCGCCGCGCCAACGAGGTGCTCAAGCGTGCGGCGTCTTTCTTTGGGGCGGAGCTCGACCGCCACTACCGGAAGTAGTCGCGTTCATCGACGCGAACAAGGACGACCTGGTCGACGGTCGCCGGCTCGGAGTCGAGCTCATCTGCAGACTGCTGCAGGTGGCCCCGAGCAGCTACTACGCCGCCAAGACCCGCGCCCCCTCGGCTCGCGCGCTGCGGGACGAGGAGCTGATCCCGCGGCTGGTCGAGCTGTGGGAGATGAACTACCGCGTCTACGGGGTCCGCAAGCTGTGGAAGGCGGCCCGACGAGCGAGGATCGTGATCGGTCGGGATCAGACCGCCCGGCTGATGCGGGTCGCGGGGATCGAGGGCGCCCGACGGTCGAAGCGGGTGAAGACCACCCGCCCGGATCCGGCGTCGGCGCGGCACCCGGACCTCGTCAAGCGCGAGTTCACCGCGACCGCACCAAACCGGCTCTGGGTGACGGACCTGACGTTCGTGCCCACCTGGGCCGGCGTCGCTTACGTGTGCTTCATCGTCGACGCGTTCAGCAGGATGATTGTGGGCTGGCGGGTCGCGTCCCACATGCGCACCGAGATGGTCCTCGACGCGATCGAGATGGCCCGCTGGTCCCGCGGTGCACGCCACGCCGATCTGCGCTGTCACAGCGACGCGGGCTCTCAGTTCACGTCGATTCGCTACGGCGAACGCCTCGCGGAGATCGGCGCGACACCCTCGATCGGAACCGTCGGCGATTCGTATGACAACGCCCTGGCCGAGACGGTGAACGGCTATTACAAGACCGAACTCGTCCGCGGACCTGCCC
This genomic window from Flavimobilis soli contains:
- a CDS encoding TPM domain-containing protein — encoded protein: MTITSFAPESRTAPTGTVRTRAAWRTRPRQLAAASAAALLALLTVVVGAPAASAAALPAEPPANLRDRVTADPSLLSDADVSQIEEALDSLADETGLAAYVVFTDEFDGRSGEDWAVATAEKSSFGAQNVLFAVATEERSFGIATSNDGPLDDSDVRDIERAVIDDLGDRDWAAASLAFVAAVQDAYAGTGTGAGSGGGSGFLPVLLGVLVIIGIVGLGIWLFGRKKAPAKAVEGLEALPTQELARRAGTALVQVDDAVKTSEEELAFAQAQFGLQATDKFSAALAEARATAQRAFAIQQQLDDDVPEPEHVKRSMLVDIINLCGSVAATLDAQTAEFEELRDMQARAPQLLDELDQRADEVRARLTTAHAALEELGRRYPASALASISTNPPQVEALLAGAADSTRAARGDLERDDRPTAVVRARGAQQAIAQAAALLDAVDQAGEDLASAGPRLQAALASISSDLDDAARLAPQDAAVDTAVERARAAVELGRAAQSGGDPLAALAELTHAEAQIDGALATYREADEQRRRAEALLDSLLGQVDSQIRATNQFIETRRGAVGPEARTRLSEAIRHLGNAHQLRPTDPVQALSAAQLAQQLATQAQTMARQDVDRWQNNQNTPFGGGGGNNNAGLILGGIILGEILGGGRSGGFGGGGFGGGGFGGGGFGGGGGGGFSGGGGRF
- a CDS encoding sugar transferase, which gives rise to MSVQEDMTASATTRAPHDNGVVLPEQAAAPDSWLRSYVNGLRWSDSFVLGAALLIAYVTRFPRGHDGVRVSNGVHASYLILSLGLLTVWCVAMAAKRTRHRRVVGTGAPEYTAVFQASWLAFSMVAIVCLALKIDIARGFLLIAFPLGTLALLLNRWLARQRLVKRRRSGRHCDRVLVVGAREQVAEMVAELEFATDAGLRVVGVCLAPGEEPLEGVETVGDFVDIADTAQRYGASLVVLTSSPQLTTDLVRHIGWDLEGTGIDLALAPALTDVAGQRLVSTPVSGTNLLHVDEPRFDGPRYVFKSVFDWVLALLITIAISPVLLVIAVLVKVTSRGPLFYTQQRVGRNGEHFGMLKFRSMVPDAHERLAEVLAAEGVEEIGMFYKPKNDPRVTPVGRVLRRYSLDELPQLFNVLRGEMSLVGPRPQIDAEVALYDRKASRRLLVRPGLTGLWQVSGRSNLEADESIRLDVYYAENWTVFGDALLLARTAKAMIAGEGAR
- a CDS encoding glycosyltransferase family 4 protein; amino-acid sequence: MHVTQPGSAGVARVVLELATWQAAQGHEVTVAGPSDSWLAAELKAREIVLHHWNARRGPGLSTWREVRELQRIIQTETPSILHLHSTKAGLAGRLAVKGRTPTIYQPHAWGDWAAPASWRFLVRRWERTASRWTCLTLCLSRDELAHSDSLSISSSRLVRNGVDATKFQPRDRRDARERLGIKSDARMVLCVGRLTKQKGQIDFLEIWKQIEEETPNVLLVLLGQGPDKRVLEASSDGYTVRFVTDCEDPRDWYAACDIVVAPSHWEGAALVPLEALAMGRTIVGYDVGDLGHIISIHGVAVPAGMKELLHHELRRVVTDPALQAQREIGATDHVRRTHQSTDRFDEITNLYTNFAGK
- a CDS encoding glycosyltransferase family 4 protein → MLPKNVVYVTIVHDGTHHAGENGAIYRMMRRAELRRADVVVALSSPSAEALSANGANVVESRHPAFEHRTETAPRKSPPPPATCRIGFVGRLTEYKGIDLLPEIARILISQGFTRGIEVYGDGPLKPDVDRMGQEILADTRWIPDDELNTIMSELDLIILPYTEASQSGVVALAMALGVPCIVAPVGGLVEQVNESGCGLVAEAATSLAIADAAQRLLSDPARYADCSTAGIVAASGAFSWSRLRTDIDNAVSRICRTGVAE
- a CDS encoding polysaccharide pyruvyl transferase family protein; translation: MLFITQMAVRLSVGCVLRGDVTGDATGVVFVAPPSAGNLGDQAMLDSFCQNSSVRPTVVYDSRSGFSKTRSDVAGEVMLRGVHSGSIRRQVAAMRAIAKLAGKGGALAVAGADIIDGVYHARSVVALWTLLETAQRRGVECRVVGFSWSPRVLPAVQRAAVRAADAGVSLIARDAISRDRMLELGVAPVTSAADMVFMRRPQVDEVPPLFVSEAPFAIVNMNPVVSASDVQMDRYISVLSLLRSRGLEVILLPNAAADIVGHERLRQRAEATGVDQIWSVSKLPTVDEVLNLCARATITVTGRMHLAILSLTSGTPAVAVSYQGKVAGMMAMMGTPERCVEPSDLSSVVTLELVSRILELSLAGDRVDVSRARALAMLNFSGFPRGANR
- a CDS encoding IS3 family transposase (programmed frameshift), whose protein sequence is MPKELANGKPTTRRYSSEEKAAAVRMVRTLRAELGVTQGTVQRVATQLGYGVESVRMWVKQADIDDGVTPGVSSAEAQRVRELEQENRELRRANEVLKRAASFFGGGARPPLPEVVAFIDANKDDLVDGRRLGVELICRLLQVAPSSYYAAKTRAPSARALRDEELIPRLVELWEMNYRVYGVRKLWKAARRARIVIGRDQTARLMRVAGIEGARRSKRVKTTRPDPASARHPDLVKREFTATAPNRLWVTDLTFVPTWAGVAYVCFIVDAFSRMIVGWRVASHMRTEMVLDAIEMARWSRGARHADLRCHSDAGSQFTSIRYGERLAEIGATPSIGTVGDSYDNALAETVNGYYKTELVRGPARQRPWKTVEDLELATLGWVHWHNAQRLHGYLGDVPPVEFENAFYAVQADRELLVGIK